From Gammaproteobacteria bacterium, a single genomic window includes:
- a CDS encoding sulfurtransferase TusA family protein, producing MITHQIDARFMLCPLPVIRTQDMIKDLPTGDLLEITCTDPGALHDIPAWCRVHGHEVVDTLEQDNEIIITVRAIQEEVPEK from the coding sequence ATGATAACTCATCAGATTGATGCGCGTTTTATGCTTTGTCCACTGCCCGTCATCAGAACGCAGGATATGATTAAGGATTTGCCTACGGGGGATTTACTGGAAATCACCTGTACTGATCCTGGTGCCTTGCATGATATCCCGGCCTGGTGCCGAGTGCATGGTCATGAAGTTGTTGATACTCTGGAACAGGATAACGAGATTATTATTACCGTCAGGGCGATACAGGAAGAGGTTCCTGAAAAATAA